A genome region from Panicum virgatum strain AP13 chromosome 4K, P.virgatum_v5, whole genome shotgun sequence includes the following:
- the LOC120702299 gene encoding uncharacterized protein LOC120702299 gives MCPFFALSLLQDSCEMPPEHGMPNGTADAVVNRRPRRLFGRASERKNPLNLQFERQVARLESRQQQQRCIVVTVIPLDFCCDYKSPSLTENGNNHSSYQQTPPEERLETSSLSPTSPSSLSPTLPSIFFVLNAPDGSHSHRRWPDNSSRLLEDKSTKYNSVSNSDFLVNIFTKPSGNARHSSRRKSKKKSKKHRQRCRKPMDGPEAKCTESNNAAPAVDVCDCDDLALSPKHVGDIHFEETFSPSSSVKEASEEAPESDNDNGYPCCSGGSASHASYCDEMELSRSASSFPGSCGQCNSSNFRYLDNAQNSVFTGSTQETCFSGSIVSGNHDSKTLLILRNERGPDPCEATEFSSNKSGFDENWLEKSDYDCGICSQNGIGACNGVQAVHLCTSSDNDFCLVVSRKRARKEKKMSMWRSYGECASTITNVRNEKCVGRAPMPIAKEVTTNYWSYRQNHVDRVHPQHGIALKHSTKNFMQRPRRVCMETQKGVQAEDSKVGASLDHFTGVREKTCGKSSSHFDKEQQLYLSRKLSSTRSLSLSNALHSRESIHHEMRSVSSSEPTTLKSLRGLCTSESGESTDITVGALSLQKRRLLDSVQTDDASETISGESSLGSKSTTTELMVRCGTVPPVEGNRGCEEFCSSKTHLNEILRAVNDAYKVQIAADVHLAAGYPITDLETFIYSATPVIGHAPCMRSSNCSWDQAGSSSVCQHDISNVSLMSIWEWYEEPGCYGLEVKALNDLSSKTSCGSSSEFFAYFVPYISAIQLFGWSRNNTDHSFSVQGKELLKSSNTASSLSSHPVHAKVHNSFDESNACLSESSSVVEGHGELMFEYFETEQPSFRPPLFEKIKELVSGATISDNRILGDPEKLQNAKLCELHPASTSFLVLCCLVSCLSCASWDLPCSISYLPFAEQIGSSKMLPGYDWWAYVYSFTSCWSPELQ, from the exons ATGTGCCCTTTCTTTGCCCTATCACTCTTGCAGGATTCATGCGAGATGCCACCTGAACATGGAATGCCGAATGGAACTGCTGATGCTGTTGTAAATAGGAGGCCTCGACGCCTCTTTGGGAGAGCATCAGAGAGGAAGAACCCACTCAACCTTCAGTTT GAGCGTCAAGTAGCTCGCCTTGAATCAAGACAGCAACAACAGAG GTGTATTGTCGTGACAGTTATTCCCTTAGATTTCTGTTGTGACTACAAATCGCCATCACTCACAGAGAATGGAAATAATCATTCCTCATATCAACAGACACCTCCAGAAGAGAGGCTCGAGACATCATCCTTATCACCAACCTCGCCATCGTCCTTATCACCAACCTTGCCATCAATTTTTTTCGTGCTTAATGCTCCAGATGGATCTCACAGTCACAGAAGATGGCCAGATAATTCATCGAGGCTACTGGAAGATAAATCCACCAAATACAATAGCGTCTCCAATTCGGATTTCCTAGTCAACATCTTTACCAAGCCAAGTGGTAACGCAAGACATAGTTCAAGAAGGAAGAGCAAAAAGAAAAGCAAGAAGCACAGGCAACGTTGTAGGAAACCAATGGATGGGCCTGAAGCTAAATGCACAGAGAGCAACAATGCTGCCCCTGCTGTCGATGTGTGTGATTGTGATGATTTGGCACTTTCACCTAAGCACGTTGGTGACATTCACTTTGAGGAAACTTTTTCTCCCAGTTCATCTGTTAAGGAAGCTTCTGAAGAGGCTCCTGAGAGTGACAATGATAACGGGTACCCTTGCTGCTCAGGTGGTTCAGCTTCCCATGCATCTTACTGTGATGAGATGGAACTGTCCAGATCAGCAAGTTCGTTCCCTGGATCATGTGGACAATGTAATAGCAGTAACTTCAGGTATTTGGACAACGCTCAAAATTCTGTATTTACAGGTTCAACTcaagaaacttgtttttctGGCAGTATTGTGAGTGGTAATCATGATAGCAAGACTCTGTTGATATTAAGAAATGAACGTGGACCTGATCCATGTGAAGCGACAGAATTTTCCAGCAATAAGAGTGGATTTGATGAGAATTGGCTAGAGAAGTCTGATTATGACTGTGGAATTTGTTCCCAAAATGGCATTGGTGCATGCAATGGAGTTCAGGCAGTCCATTTGTGCACAAGCAGCGACAATGATTTCTGTCTTGTAGTATCTAGAAAGAGAgccagaaaagagaaaaaaatgtcaATGTGGAGGAGTTATGGAGAGTGTGCGTCAACAATTACAAATGTTCGAAATGAAAAATGTGTTGGTCGGGCTCCTATGCCTATTGCCAAGGAAGTCACCACCAACTATTGGTCCTATAGACAAAATCATGTTGATAGGGTACATCCTCAGCATGGAATTGCACTAAAACACTCCACCAAGAATTTCATGCAAAGGCCACGTAGAGTTTGCATGGAGACCCAAAAAGGAGTTCAAGCAGAAGATTCCAAGGTAGGAGCAAGTCTCGATCATTTTACAGGCGTGAGAGAAAAAACTTGTGGAAAATCATCTAGCCATTTTGACAAAGAACAGCAGCTTTATTTAAGTAGGAAACtatct agcacccgatcactttcactatCCAATGCTCTTCACAGCAGAGAATCAATCCATCATGAGATGAGATCAGTTTCTTCTTCTGAACCAACAACTCTGAAGTCTTTAAGGGGCCTTTGTACTTCAGAATCTGGTGAATCAACAGACATTACCGTAGGAGCTCTTTCCCTGCAGAAAAGAAGGCTGCTGGATTCCGTTCAAACCGATGATGCCAGTGAAACTATTTCTGGAGAATCATCACTTG GGTCTAAGTCAACGACAACCGAATTAATGGTTAGGTGTGGTACAGTTCCACCTGTTGAAGGGAACCGTGGCTGTGAAGAGTTCTGCAGTTCTAAAACACATCTAAATGAGATTCTCAGGGCTGTAAACGATGCTTACAAAGTTCAGATCGCTGCAGATGTTCACCTTGCTGCTGGTTATCCAATTACTGATCTTGAAACATTTATATATTCTGCAACTCCAGTTATTGGTCATGCACCTTGCATGCGAAGCAGCAATTGCTCATGGGACCAAGCAGGTAGCAGCTCAGTTTGTCAACATGACATCTCTAATGTTTCCTTAATGAGCATATGGGAGTGGTATGAAGAGCCAGGGTGTTATGGGTTGGAAGTAAAAGCTCTAAATGACCTCAGCTCTAAAACATCCTGCGGCAGCAGTTCAGAGTTCTTTGCATACTTTGTACCTTATATATCTGCTATTCAGTTGTTTGGGTGGTCTAGGAATAACACGGATCACAGTTTTTCTGTACAAGGGAAAGAATTATTGAAATCATCAAATACTGCAAGCTCTTTAAGCTCTCATCCTGTGCATGCAAAGGTGCATAATTCGTTTGATGAAAGCAATGCATGCTTGTCAGAGTCATCTTCAGTTGTAGAAGGTCATGGAGAACTCATGTTTGAGTACTTTGAAACAGAGCAGCCTTCTTTCCGCCCTCCGTTATTTGAAAA GATCAAGGAGCTTGTTAGCGGTGCAACCATTTCTGACAACCGGATTCTTGGGGACCCTGAAAAGCTGCAAAACGCAAAATTGTGTGAGCTTCATCCAGCTTCAACCAGCTTCCTG GTTCTGTGTTGCCTGGTATCCTGTTTATCGTGTGCCTCGTGGGACCTTCCGTGCAGCATTTCTTACTTACCATTCGCTGAGCAAATTGGTTCCTCGAAAATGCTCCCTGGATATGACTGGTGGGCATACGTGTATAGTTTCACCAGTTGTTGGTCTCCAGAGTTACAATGA